The following nucleotide sequence is from Zea mays cultivar B73 chromosome 1, Zm-B73-REFERENCE-NAM-5.0, whole genome shotgun sequence.
AACTTTCAATTAAATCCGTATATGTCAACTGTGTTTCTCATCATTTAAATGTCTTTCGTATTGACAAACCGACCTCATTCGTCAGTCACTCCCTTTCTCCTCGTGCTGCCTCTCGTACAGGCCACGCTGCCACCACATCGAGGCCGACTGCACTACCACAAGGGCAGTTAATAGGCCCGTGTGCAGCAAATGGCCGTAGCTTCATTATCCCCTCAAGATCCATGGGACACTTTGAGAAAGCCCATGGGGACTCCGTCACCCTGGCCCAAGACCGCATGTGATTCCAAGACGAGGCAATATCCCAACAAACGTACGTAGCGCAGCGCGCCAGCGCCTCTTCTTCACTTGTTGGCTTGGGGGtgggtgggggggggggcgggCCTGAGTTACTTTACCTCCCTTGAGCGACCACTCTTCCCAAGTTCCCATCCCAGTCCGTCAGTCAAGCGAGCGAAATCGAATGGCTCCCCTCTTCGCCGCGGCGTCCCACGCGTccctcctccccctctcctccctcgaccGCCCCGCCGCCGGCCACCTAGTCCGTGGCACCCTCAGGCCCCACACCTCGAGCCTCCGCCTGCGCCGCCCCCCGGGGGCAACCGGGCGCGGCCGCGGGCGTGGCCGAGGGGGCATCCCAGACGAGTGGGGCGAGCGCTCGCCGCCGGACAACCCCGAGCCCCCCGCGCAGCCCGATCCTCCCATCGACGAAGACGAGTGGGGCCGCGACGACTCTGCCGAGGGCAACTCACGCCCTATCGTCGTCGACGAGTGGGGCGAGCCCGGGGTGCCTGAGCCCGAGCCGCCCTCCGCCGCGGACCCGCCTAGCCCCTCCGCAGACGACGACTGGGGAAAGGAGCCGGAGGCGCCGGCGCCGGCCCCTGCTCCGGCGGCGGAGGAGGACGAGCAGGAGGTGAAGAGGGAGGAGCTCAAGCGGTGCCTGGTGGACACGGTGTACGGCTCCGACCTCGGCTTCCGGGCGTCCACGGAGGTCAGAGGTGAGGTCGTCGAGCTAGTCACCCAGCTCGAGGCGGTTAACCCTACTACTGCTCCCGTCGAGTCGCCGGATCTCCTCGACGGCAACTGGATCCTCATGTGAGTTCT
It contains:
- the LOC100282938 gene encoding Probable plastid-lipid-associated protein 3, chloroplastic; the encoded protein is MAPLFAAASHASLLPLSSLDRPAAGHLVRGTLRPHTSSLRLRRPPGATGRGRGRGRGGIPDEWGERSPPDNPEPPAQPDPPIDEDEWGRDDSAEGNSRPIVVDEWGEPGVPEPEPPSAADPPSPSADDDWGKEPEAPAPAPAPAAEEDEQEVKREELKRCLVDTVYGSDLGFRASTEVRGEVVELVTQLEAVNPTTAPVESPDLLDGNWILIYTAYSELLPILAAGATPLVKVKQISQEIDSKIMTIVNASTLTTPFASFSFSATASFEVQSPSRIEVQFKEGSFQPPTISSSVDLPQQVDIFGQKISLGPVQQALNPLQQAFASIAGSISGQPPLKVPIPGNNRARSWLLTTYLDKDLRISRGDGGLFILAKEGSPLLDQL